The Grus americana isolate bGruAme1 chromosome 20, bGruAme1.mat, whole genome shotgun sequence genome segment GAAAGGTCTCCGTGAGCGCACGAGTGACTGTTTCCTATAGGGGTGTGTATgcgcgtgtgtgcgtgtgctgGTGCAGACGTGCGGTTTTGTGCCTTGTTTATATTTAGCAGCTGTAAGGAAACAGGACTGGGCAGCTCCGGTTCAGACCGTGGGTCTGTCTGCCCGGTGTCCTGCCTCCAGCACGTAGCAGAGCCCCCGGCTTCGGCTCCAGCCGGCTCCGGGCTTTCCTTCCCCATGTGAAGGCAGGGTTGGCTTTGTGATATGCatcaattttcatttatttacgCTGAATTTCATCTGTAGTTTTGTGCGTCCAGAGTGTCTTCCAGAAAGTTAGCTTAGGTCTGAAGGTCTCTCTCTGCCACCTTGCCATTCATTGCCGATTGCTGCAGGTAATCGGTCTGCCTGTTAGAAAGCGGGATATCTGTCTAATTTGGTTGTTATCGTTCACTTCCTGATCTTACAAAGATTGATTTTACAttgtcctttttccttttaaaaagaagatgatGTGAATGGGCTGTAAGAACCAGACAAGATGGACGGAGAGCTGCCCTGCGCTGAGGTGGATGGAGAAGTGTCCTCTGCCACCGAGGATCTGGGAGGAGAGATGCCCTGTGCGGAGAGCGATACTGAAGGAGACGTGCCCTGTACTGAGAGCGATGCAGAAGGAGAGATGCCCTGCGCTGAGACCCACACAAAAGAAGCAGCACTTTGTGCTGAGAGCAGTGTGGAAGGAGAGATGCCCGGCACTGACAGCgatggggaaggggaaatgCCGTGTGCCGAGGGTGATGCAAAAGGAGAGGCGTCATGCTATGAGAGTGATGGGGAAGAAGTACCGGATACTGAAATCCCTGCTGcttcaaagaaaatgtcttcTATTTCTTCTCCCTTGCGGGCAATCATCCGCCTGCGACGACAATACCGGGTGCAAAAGAAAAGCCGTCTGCATTTAGAGATCCCTCGAGAAAAGTCTTCAGAGCTTGTCCATACGAGGCTGCTTCAAAGGCAGCTTTCCCTGAACCGAACTAGCCTGTATGGCCCTTCCATGTCCTTCTTTAATCAGACCAGCTCTGAAACTTCCCAGTACTTCACCTTTGACACGTCTGTGGAGCAGTATGCGATGAAAAAATGCAGGCGGAAAAAGAATCGAAGGAAATCTAGGATAGTCCTGTATCCAGATAAAACAAAACGATACCTTCCAACAGAGGAGAAGAGCAAGGCAAAACGCTGCCTCCTCTTGCTCATTGCCATTATCTTCTTCCAGATTCTCAATGCGATAGAGAACCTGGATGATAACCTCCAAAAATATGACCTAGATGGTTTAGAGAAAACAATGCACCGGGAAGTATTTGGGCAGAAGGTTGCTGTGGAAAGTATTATGGAATTACTGAAAGACTATCTGGCTACCCACATACACAATAAGCCTCTTGTAATCTCTTTAAATGGCCCAACAGGAGTTGGGAAGAGTCATGTTGGCTGGTTGCTGGCCAAACATTTTCGTTCGGTCATGGACAATGACTTTGTGCTTCAGTACTTTGTTATGCATCACTGCCCCAGCGGGGCGGCTCCTCTTACTTGTGAAATAGATTTGTCTAAGAAGATTTCTGACATGGTTACAAGAGCCGAAGTAGAGGAGAAGATACCATTGTTTATTCTGGATGAGGTTGAACTCATGTCTCCAGTCTTGCTGGACGCTCTCAGCCGATTCTTTGAACCCAATCAAACTAACGAGTTCCTCAATGCCATCTACATTTTAATAAGCAACATAGGAGGTGCTGAAATAACAAAGTTTGTTATCCAGAATGCGTCTGCCGAGCTTCTGCATCAGCAAAGGGGAGTTGAAGAACTGCTGAGCATCGTCCAGCCTGTACTGATTGATGCCCACCCTCTCTGGAAATCTGCAGACATCATCCCATTTGTTCTTCTGGAGAAGACCCACATCATAAACTGCTTCCTAGAGGAGATGAGGAGGGAAGGGCTGTATCCTGACCAGAAGCATATTGAAAATTTAGCGAGTCAGCTGAGTTACTACACTACAGGGGACAAGCAGTACTCCAGGATGGGCTGCAAGCAAGTTGTGGCCAAAGTCAACCTGCTGTAGTGATTTACTGCAGAGACCGAGTACTACTTTCAGGATTTGCAAAATTCTGGGCTTATGGAGGAGTACGTTACAGCAGGCTGTGGCCAAGGTGTCCTTTCCCAGCCCTGCACTGACTCTGTCCTGGTCGAGGTAGAGGGAcggcagcctgggctcctctgcaACGTGGTCTCTGTTCTCCTCCAGATGCTTCACTTGTTCCTAATGTTCTGTGAATAAGGCACAGGCAACGAAGCCCAAGCAACCTGCCATTAATTGTGAGCTGCTTTGTTCCTCATGTTCTCATTTGGGATACTTGTCATTAAGGAGTTGTGAGATGAGAAcagaggctgtgggatgtaaaTAGGAGGAGGAAATAATAACCGGGTTACTGTCCCTGCGGTACACGTAGCCGTGTATCACTCCTTCTCCAGGCTCACCGTCTTCAGCTCTTCACTCTTCTTGCTCCTGGCTGGTGGtgtgcagagcagaggcagTGCTGGACGCCTGGGAGAACTGAGAGAAGTTGttgctcctcttcccccaaaTGCGTGGGCAGTCAGAACTCTGCTTTCTCCAGCTCCTACGTGACCGTGTGCTCCAGAGACTGCTTTTTGGACCTGTTCCTGAGCTGTTGCTCCTCTGAGCTCATACCTGAGCTCACCTTTGGCACCTCCAGCGAGATTTCTGCCCTGCAAGTCTGTTTGGACTCGCCTTGAAGACTGCCCGGCTGTGCCAGTCGGTGCAGAAATAACCACCGGATTGTTTCAGGTCTGGTGGTGACAACTCGTCCTGAGAGCTCTTCCGCTTTTTGTTTCTGGGTGCACTTCACCATGCTCATTATCTAGAAAGCCCGAAATAGCAACTGACATATATTAAGCAACACACACTGGAAAAGGCAGTTTGGGCTGTCTGGGCCGAGAGCAGTAGGAATCCTGGGCTTGTCCCAGTCCTGTGAGGCCAAGAAGAGGTTCTTTGCCACTGAGCTGCCTGGAAGCTCCTCGGTCCTTGTTTTGAGCATGCAAAGTGAGCAGGTATTTATGACATTACTCTTTCAGGTTTTGGGCCTAAATCCCCTTTTACAATTTGCTGTGAATTATCATATATGCAATCCTGTGGATCTTTGCACTGGTTGTTTGATTTGCCTCTGTCTAATTGTTGGTCTCCAAAGACTTCCATCACAAACTCCTGCTTCCAGAGCTATTGTCAGGAATAAATCCAAACTGTCCTgaataaaatcattaaaagtACT includes the following:
- the TOR4A gene encoding torsin-4A, producing MDGELPCAEVDGEVSSATEDLGGEMPCAESDTEGDVPCTESDAEGEMPCAETHTKEAALCAESSVEGEMPGTDSDGEGEMPCAEGDAKGEASCYESDGEEVPDTEIPAASKKMSSISSPLRAIIRLRRQYRVQKKSRLHLEIPREKSSELVHTRLLQRQLSLNRTSLYGPSMSFFNQTSSETSQYFTFDTSVEQYAMKKCRRKKNRRKSRIVLYPDKTKRYLPTEEKSKAKRCLLLLIAIIFFQILNAIENLDDNLQKYDLDGLEKTMHREVFGQKVAVESIMELLKDYLATHIHNKPLVISLNGPTGVGKSHVGWLLAKHFRSVMDNDFVLQYFVMHHCPSGAAPLTCEIDLSKKISDMVTRAEVEEKIPLFILDEVELMSPVLLDALSRFFEPNQTNEFLNAIYILISNIGGAEITKFVIQNASAELLHQQRGVEELLSIVQPVLIDAHPLWKSADIIPFVLLEKTHIINCFLEEMRREGLYPDQKHIENLASQLSYYTTGDKQYSRMGCKQVVAKVNLL